The following coding sequences lie in one Primulina huaijiensis isolate GDHJ02 chromosome 2, ASM1229523v2, whole genome shotgun sequence genomic window:
- the LOC140971731 gene encoding uncharacterized protein, with protein sequence MSFAAVVAYLPPCFIDVRAAARNKQPSKKTQPQKPPTITSNGFGGKKKDPVWQCVQNCGACCKLDKGPSFPSPQDIFDDPSDIQLYESLISPDGWCINYEKSTRKCSIYAERPYFCRVEPEVFDLLYGISKAKFNKEACSCCTDTIKAVYGKDSEELRTFNHAVWTNISE encoded by the exons ATGTCATTCGCAGCGGTGGTGGCTTATTTACCGCCGTGTTTCATCGACGTGCGCGCAGCGGCGCGGAACAAGCAGCCGTCAAAGAAAACCCAACCCCAGAAGCCTCCCACAATAACCTCTAATGGATTTGGCGGTAAGAAAAAGGATCCCGTGTGGCAATGTGTTCAGAACTGCGGTGCCTGCTGCAAGCTCGATAAAGGCCCCAGCTTTCCCTCCCCCCAAGATATTTTCGACGACCCTTCTGATATTCAG CTGTATGAAAGCCTAATTAGTCCTGACGGGTGGTGCATAAACTATGAAAAGAGCACAAGAAAATGCTCCATATATGCTG AACGTCCATATTTTTGCCGAGTTGAGCCAGAGgtttttgatttattatatgGAATCAGCAAGGCAAAGTTCAACAAGGAGGCTTGCAG TTGCTGTACGGATACCATTAAAGCTGTTTATGGAAAAGATTCAGAGGAGCTGCGGACTTTCAATCATGCTGTATGGACCAATATCTCCGAATGA